A section of the Gloeobacter violaceus PCC 7421 genome encodes:
- the rpaB gene encoding response regulator transcription factor RpaB, with product MDNRKEKILVVDDEASIRRILETRLSMIGYDVVTAADGEEALEVFSREHPDLVVLDVMMPKLDGYGVCQELRKDSDVPIIMLTALGDVADRITGLELGADDYVVKPFSPKELEARIRSVLRRADRDTASGIPSSGVIHVGDLKIDTNKRQVYKRGERIRLTGMEFSLLELVVSRSGEPFSRSEILQEVWGYTPERHVDTRVVDVHISRLRSKLEDDPSNPELILTARGTGYLFQRITEPKE from the coding sequence TTGGACAACCGCAAAGAAAAGATTCTTGTTGTCGACGACGAGGCCAGCATCCGCCGCATCCTGGAGACCCGTCTGTCGATGATTGGCTACGACGTGGTCACGGCTGCCGACGGTGAAGAGGCGCTCGAAGTCTTCAGCCGCGAGCACCCGGACCTGGTCGTGCTCGATGTGATGATGCCGAAGCTGGACGGCTACGGCGTCTGCCAGGAACTGCGCAAGGACTCCGACGTCCCGATTATCATGCTGACCGCCCTGGGCGACGTGGCCGACCGGATCACGGGTCTGGAGCTGGGAGCGGACGACTACGTCGTCAAGCCCTTCTCGCCTAAGGAACTGGAGGCGCGCATCCGCTCGGTCCTGCGCCGGGCCGACCGCGACACCGCGAGCGGCATCCCGAGTTCGGGCGTCATTCACGTGGGCGATCTCAAGATCGACACCAACAAGCGCCAGGTCTACAAGCGCGGCGAGCGCATTCGCCTGACCGGCATGGAATTTTCGCTGTTGGAGCTGGTGGTCAGCCGCTCCGGCGAGCCCTTTTCGCGCTCGGAGATCCTTCAAGAAGTTTGGGGCTACACGCCCGAGCGCCACGTAGACACCCGCGTGGTCGATGTGCACATCTCGCGACTGCGCTCCAAGCTCGAGGACGACCCGTCCAACCCGGAACTGATCCTCACTGCCCGCGGCACCGGCTATCTGTTCCAGCGCATCACCGAACCCAAAGAATAG
- a CDS encoding pyridoxal phosphate-dependent decarboxylase family protein translates to MAAKYVASLAQRPVGKPVSVVQLAAALEEPLPEQGTPPAAAVEEWLSRAEPGIVASAGPRYFGFVIGGTTAAALAGDWLASAIDQNACLWATSPAAVQTELVVMRWLKELFQLPADWVGALTSGTSNAHLIGLAAARQWVGAQLGFDPARDGLSGFEPVPVVCSTATHVSTTKALATLGLGRSTVRQVPAPGGVIDLGALAATLQTIGGPAIVIANAGEVNTGAFDPLDKIADLCQFHPGGAWLHVDGAFGLCARLCDRLAPLVQGVERADSLASDGHKWLNLPYDCGFVFVRNPEALRSAFSADAAYIAPEPDAGWDPTSHMPELSRRFRGLAAWCAIKAYGRIGYRALVERCVGWADEFGRWVQTTRSLELVAPVSLNIVCFRYIRAGLSTVELNALNRAADAALREDGRVFLSSTVWQEKVALRAAFNNWATGPEDLALLKAAVQSVARNLEICND, encoded by the coding sequence TTGGCGGCCAAATACGTTGCCAGCCTCGCGCAGCGGCCGGTCGGCAAGCCGGTATCGGTTGTGCAACTGGCCGCTGCCCTGGAGGAACCGCTGCCGGAGCAGGGCACGCCGCCGGCTGCCGCAGTCGAAGAGTGGTTGAGCCGGGCCGAACCGGGCATTGTTGCCTCTGCTGGACCACGTTACTTTGGCTTTGTGATCGGTGGAACCACAGCTGCTGCCCTGGCCGGGGACTGGCTGGCCTCCGCCATTGACCAGAACGCTTGTCTGTGGGCAACCAGCCCGGCTGCCGTTCAAACCGAGCTGGTCGTGATGCGGTGGCTGAAAGAACTATTTCAGTTGCCCGCCGACTGGGTAGGAGCGCTGACCAGCGGCACTTCAAACGCTCATCTTATCGGTCTGGCGGCTGCCCGCCAGTGGGTCGGTGCACAGCTGGGCTTCGATCCGGCCCGCGACGGGCTGAGCGGCTTCGAGCCGGTGCCGGTCGTCTGCAGCACGGCAACGCACGTCAGTACTACAAAGGCGCTTGCCACTCTGGGATTGGGCCGCAGCACAGTGCGCCAGGTGCCTGCGCCCGGCGGGGTGATCGATCTCGGTGCGCTCGCGGCAACGCTGCAGACCATCGGTGGTCCTGCCATCGTGATCGCCAACGCCGGCGAGGTCAACACCGGTGCTTTCGATCCGCTCGACAAGATCGCCGATCTGTGTCAGTTCCATCCTGGGGGTGCCTGGCTCCACGTGGATGGTGCCTTCGGTCTTTGCGCCCGGCTTTGCGATCGTCTTGCGCCCCTGGTGCAGGGTGTGGAGCGGGCCGACTCGCTCGCGTCCGACGGGCACAAGTGGTTGAATTTGCCCTACGACTGCGGCTTTGTCTTCGTGCGCAACCCGGAGGCACTGCGCTCGGCCTTCAGTGCCGACGCCGCGTATATCGCTCCGGAGCCCGATGCGGGCTGGGACCCCACCAGCCACATGCCCGAACTCTCGCGCCGCTTTCGGGGGCTTGCTGCCTGGTGCGCCATCAAAGCTTACGGCCGGATTGGTTACCGGGCGCTGGTGGAGCGGTGCGTCGGCTGGGCCGACGAGTTCGGGCGGTGGGTGCAAACGACGCGCAGCCTCGAACTTGTAGCCCCCGTTTCGCTCAACATCGTATGCTTTCGGTATATCCGGGCCGGCCTCAGTACCGTCGAACTCAACGCTCTCAATCGTGCGGCCGACGCCGCGCTGCGGGAGGATGGTCGGGTCTTTCTCAGCAGCACCGTCTGGCAGGAAAAAGTCGCTTTGCGGGCGGCTTTCAACAACTGGGCCACAGGCCCCGAAGACCTCGCACTTTTGAAAGCCGCTGTGCAGAGTGTGGCGCGAAATCTAGAAATCTGTAATGACTAA
- a CDS encoding class I SAM-dependent methyltransferase encodes MGFDDATYRPCACCQAVWYQRIHALWRARGKTKCDALIAQRKRIYFESLQGNVLEIGPGTGPNLSYYPSDIQWIGIEPNQYMHPYLKQAAAQHKIQAQIHCATAEQLPNADASVDAVVSTMALCTVTRLADTFNEILRVLKPGGRFIFIEHVAAPNGTALRRIQNMAQPLWHVVYAGCYPNRELWTAIERAGFADVHLEHFRLPILVESPHIAGVAIKHG; translated from the coding sequence ATGGGCTTTGACGACGCGACGTATAGACCTTGTGCCTGTTGCCAGGCTGTTTGGTACCAGCGAATTCATGCTCTATGGAGAGCAAGAGGAAAAACGAAATGCGATGCATTGATCGCACAGCGTAAGCGGATTTATTTTGAATCTCTACAGGGCAATGTGCTCGAAATTGGTCCAGGTACAGGCCCCAACTTGTCTTATTATCCCTCGGATATTCAATGGATTGGCATCGAACCGAACCAATACATGCATCCATACCTGAAGCAGGCCGCGGCCCAACACAAAATTCAGGCTCAAATCCATTGCGCCACAGCAGAACAGCTTCCGAATGCAGATGCAAGTGTCGATGCCGTCGTGAGTACCATGGCGCTCTGCACCGTCACCCGCCTGGCGGATACATTCAACGAAATCCTGCGAGTGTTGAAACCCGGCGGTCGTTTTATATTTATCGAGCACGTGGCTGCCCCGAACGGTACAGCCTTGCGGCGCATACAAAACATGGCCCAGCCGCTCTGGCACGTCGTGTATGCCGGTTGCTATCCCAATCGGGAACTGTGGACGGCGATCGAACGGGCCGGTTTTGCCGACGTGCACCTCGAGCACTTTCGGTTGCCCATCCTGGTTGAGTCGCCGCACATCGCGGGGGTAGCAATCAAGCATGGGTAA
- a CDS encoding ABC transporter ATP-binding protein, with protein sequence MASLRDVLGFYRPYWPLSAVTIGASSVLEVVDLAVPYATGQILNVLSRQPLDGPVQQWVEDLARWTGRSADGVLALAALMGIIFVVTVVRAPIQPWLGQWFHWDISLRARRDNFRQALEKLLRLPLEFYDENNPGRIAGMVARGVSNHTWTYPEVAGQLIPKLFRVLAIFVVIWLIEWRIAIAFGVSFALILGLTFWKLKRLVAIEERLERYEEDTESRTSEIITNIKTVKAFATERSELARQNRRFERELLVIDYRIHLGYVQLSTLRATLVQASMFGVLGFTLWETLAGRISLGHFVTTLTVSSMAYSEVSPIGELAEVFARRYASMIRFHEFMATPEGTDTVSLVPAATTVPVVQPFAGELTLENLSFGYDPNRPVLENIDLKILPRQTVALVGRSGSGKSTLVKLLFRYFEPTRGLIRIDGQDIRELDVAGYRRRLAIVHQEVDVFNGTLLENLLYGNPAATPDQVREACRIARVDEFALKLPRGYATVVGERGLRLSGGQRQRLGIARALIADPDVLIFDEATSSLDYESERAIQLAMGDVFGTRTTLVIAHRLSTIREADAIVVLDGGRIVQVGSHQDLLTQPGLYRRLHTLQETGELVG encoded by the coding sequence ATGGCGTCCTTGCGGGATGTGCTTGGATTTTATCGCCCTTATTGGCCGCTGTCGGCTGTGACGATTGGGGCAAGCAGTGTGCTGGAAGTGGTGGATCTGGCGGTGCCCTACGCGACCGGTCAGATCCTCAACGTGCTCTCGCGCCAGCCCCTCGACGGCCCGGTGCAGCAATGGGTCGAAGATCTGGCGCGCTGGACGGGCCGCTCGGCGGACGGGGTTTTGGCCCTCGCGGCGCTGATGGGGATCATCTTTGTAGTGACCGTGGTGCGCGCACCCATCCAGCCCTGGCTCGGCCAATGGTTCCACTGGGACATCTCCTTGCGCGCCCGCCGCGACAACTTTCGCCAGGCCCTCGAAAAACTGTTGCGCCTGCCGCTGGAGTTTTACGACGAAAACAACCCCGGCCGCATCGCCGGGATGGTGGCCCGGGGGGTGTCCAACCACACCTGGACCTACCCGGAGGTGGCCGGTCAACTGATTCCCAAGCTCTTTCGGGTGCTGGCAATTTTTGTGGTGATCTGGCTTATCGAGTGGCGCATCGCCATTGCCTTCGGCGTCTCCTTTGCGCTGATTCTGGGCCTCACCTTCTGGAAACTGAAGCGGCTGGTGGCCATCGAGGAGCGGCTGGAGCGCTACGAAGAAGACACCGAAAGCCGCACTTCAGAAATCATCACCAACATCAAGACGGTCAAAGCCTTTGCCACCGAGCGATCCGAACTGGCGCGGCAGAATCGCCGCTTCGAGCGCGAGTTGCTGGTAATCGACTACCGCATCCACCTGGGCTACGTGCAACTGAGCACGCTGCGCGCGACGCTCGTGCAGGCGAGTATGTTCGGCGTGCTGGGCTTTACCCTCTGGGAGACGCTCGCGGGGCGCATCTCGCTCGGGCATTTCGTCACGACCCTTACCGTTTCGAGCATGGCCTACTCCGAAGTCTCCCCTATCGGCGAACTGGCGGAGGTCTTTGCCCGCCGCTACGCTTCGATGATCCGATTTCACGAATTTATGGCCACCCCGGAGGGCACCGACACCGTCTCCCTCGTCCCGGCAGCGACAACGGTACCAGTGGTGCAGCCATTTGCGGGCGAGCTGACCCTTGAGAACCTGAGCTTCGGCTACGACCCGAACCGGCCGGTGCTCGAAAACATCGATCTCAAGATTCTTCCGCGCCAGACGGTCGCCCTGGTGGGCCGCTCGGGATCAGGAAAATCGACCCTCGTGAAGCTGCTCTTTCGCTACTTCGAGCCCACCCGGGGGCTCATCCGCATCGACGGCCAGGACATCCGCGAACTGGATGTGGCCGGTTACCGCAGGCGCCTCGCCATCGTGCACCAGGAAGTCGATGTTTTTAACGGCACCTTGCTGGAGAACCTGCTCTACGGCAACCCCGCCGCTACCCCCGATCAGGTGCGCGAAGCCTGCCGCATCGCCCGCGTCGACGAATTCGCCCTGAAGCTGCCCAGAGGCTACGCCACGGTGGTGGGCGAGCGGGGCTTGCGCCTCTCGGGCGGCCAACGCCAGCGCCTCGGTATCGCCCGCGCGCTCATCGCCGATCCGGACGTGCTGATTTTCGACGAAGCCACCTCCAGCCTCGACTACGAATCGGAGCGCGCCATTCAACTGGCCATGGGCGACGTGTTCGGCACCCGTACCACGCTCGTGATTGCCCACCGCCTGAGCACCATCCGCGAGGCGGACGCGATTGTCGTCCTCGACGGCGGCCGGATTGTGCAGGTGGGCAGTCACCAGGACCTGCTGACGCAGCCGGGGCTTTACCGACGACTGCACACCCTGCAGGAGACAGGAGAACTGGTGGGCTGA
- a CDS encoding Uma2 family endonuclease, whose protein sequence is MAIPAIREDTWVRTDWESFLALQSEPVYERSKFYYHHGWMRVEMSPVGPAHAEDNGLIAQVVGLFAFRCGLRFKSYVNVTLRKSGSQEAQPDLAYYLGNVAQLPPFPSRSNSPIDLDRYAPPSLTIEVAATSLKDDLTTKRALYGELGVQEYWVVDTQSGRVLMFGFSQPGDVATELERSRVLPGLSSVVLEEALHRGQAEGDGAAMQYILDL, encoded by the coding sequence ATGGCGATACCGGCAATCCGCGAAGATACCTGGGTGCGAACGGATTGGGAGAGTTTCCTTGCTCTGCAGAGTGAGCCGGTCTACGAGCGGAGCAAATTCTACTATCACCACGGCTGGATGCGCGTCGAGATGTCTCCTGTCGGTCCTGCCCACGCCGAGGACAATGGCCTGATCGCCCAAGTGGTGGGTCTATTTGCTTTTCGTTGTGGCCTGCGCTTCAAAAGCTACGTCAATGTCACCCTCAGAAAGAGCGGCTCGCAGGAAGCCCAGCCGGACCTGGCATATTACCTGGGCAATGTTGCGCAGTTGCCGCCCTTCCCCTCCCGTTCCAATAGCCCCATCGACCTCGACCGCTATGCCCCACCGAGCCTGACAATCGAAGTGGCGGCCACCTCTCTCAAAGACGACCTGACGACCAAGCGGGCGTTATACGGCGAACTGGGGGTGCAGGAGTACTGGGTGGTGGATACGCAATCCGGGCGGGTGCTGATGTTCGGATTTTCTCAGCCGGGCGACGTCGCCACTGAGTTGGAGCGTTCGCGTGTCCTGCCCGGTCTAAGTTCGGTGGTTTTGGAAGAGGCGTTGCACCGTGGACAGGCAGAAGGGGACGGAGCAGCTATGCAGTACATCCTTGACCTGTAA
- a CDS encoding IS6 family transposase: MTPDSRYRGHRFPPEIIAHCVWLYFRFPLSYRDVEEMMAVRGVQLTYETVRAWCRKFGQTYANQIRRRRPRPGDKWHLDEVVLKINGQTSYLWRVVDQQGNVLDILVQSRRNKAAAKKFFRKLLKGLRYVPRVLVTDKLASYGAAKKEILKSVEHRQPRGLNNRAENSHQPIRERERRMRRFKSAGHAQRFLSAYGPIRQHFCARRHRLCAEAYRQTLQQRLASWREIVGIAEVS, translated from the coding sequence ATTACACCCGACTCCCGCTACCGTGGCCACCGCTTTCCACCCGAGATCATCGCCCACTGCGTCTGGCTCTATTTCCGCTTCCCCCTCAGTTACAGGGACGTGGAGGAGATGATGGCCGTGCGCGGCGTCCAGCTTACCTATGAAACTGTGCGGGCCTGGTGCCGCAAGTTCGGCCAGACCTACGCCAATCAGATCCGTCGTCGTCGGCCACGACCCGGTGACAAGTGGCATCTCGACGAAGTGGTCCTCAAAATCAACGGCCAGACCTCCTACTTATGGCGGGTGGTGGACCAGCAAGGCAACGTCCTCGACATCCTGGTCCAGAGTCGGCGCAATAAAGCAGCGGCTAAAAAGTTCTTTCGCAAACTGCTCAAGGGTCTGCGCTACGTGCCGAGAGTGCTCGTGACCGACAAACTGGCCAGCTATGGAGCAGCCAAGAAAGAGATCTTGAAATCCGTGGAACATCGTCAGCCCAGGGGCTTGAACAACCGGGCCGAGAATTCTCATCAACCGATACGAGAACGAGAACGGCGAATGCGCCGCTTCAAATCGGCCGGTCATGCCCAAAGGTTTCTCTCAGCCTACGGCCCGATCCGCCAGCATTTTTGTGCTCGCCGCCACCGACTGTGTGCCGAGGCGTATCGCCAGACACTGCAGCAACGGCTGGCCAGTTGGCGGGAGATCGTTGGGATCGCTGAGGTAAGTTGA
- a CDS encoding TfoX/Sxy family protein codes for MASDESFVTYVCDQMAGAGHISSRKMFGEYAIYYGVKVVALVCDNQLFIKPTPTGKTAIGNPVEAIPYPGAKPQYLVTDRLDDKDWLARLVAATARDLPEPKPKKPKAARKSK; via the coding sequence ATGGCCTCAGATGAAAGTTTTGTGACCTACGTCTGTGATCAGATGGCCGGTGCAGGCCATATTTCCTCGCGCAAGATGTTCGGCGAGTACGCAATTTACTACGGCGTGAAAGTGGTTGCCCTCGTATGCGACAACCAGCTATTCATTAAACCGACGCCTACAGGGAAAACCGCAATCGGCAATCCCGTCGAAGCAATTCCCTATCCTGGTGCGAAGCCTCAGTACCTCGTCACAGACCGCCTTGATGACAAGGACTGGCTTGCGCGCCTAGTGGCAGCAACAGCCCGCGATCTTCCTGAACCGAAGCCCAAGAAACCCAAAGCAGCAAGGAAAAGCAAGTGA
- a CDS encoding TauD/TfdA dioxygenase family protein, producing MSTTALFSVTRLAPHLGAEITGLDLSRPTVPKTLALIRYALVEHQLLVFPGQTLTPIQQIALSRAFGEVEIFSPHPATADFPEIFPVSNDPRRGHPDVGRYWHHDGSFRKQATRLSFFYFREASEWVGDFLFSNSYLAYESLDRDVQQSFEPLITVHSNGVRHALVPTHPLTGRKLLYINLGLTAGVVGMAKQDYIKLAGFINRHLSRPEFTLRHKPRPGDLILCDNHSVAHNATYAPPDQLQLQHRTTVYGTVEF from the coding sequence ATGAGTACCACGGCTCTGTTTTCTGTGACTCGCCTCGCTCCCCACCTCGGGGCTGAAATCACCGGGCTAGATCTCTCCAGACCGACTGTGCCTAAGACACTCGCCTTGATCCGCTATGCCCTTGTCGAGCACCAGTTGTTAGTTTTTCCTGGACAGACCTTGACCCCCATTCAGCAAATAGCCCTTAGCCGCGCCTTCGGCGAGGTGGAAATATTTTCTCCTCACCCCGCCACCGCGGACTTTCCCGAGATTTTCCCCGTCTCCAACGACCCTCGGCGCGGCCACCCCGATGTCGGCCGTTACTGGCACCACGACGGTTCGTTCCGTAAACAAGCGACCCGCCTGTCGTTCTTTTACTTTCGGGAGGCCAGCGAGTGGGTGGGCGATTTCTTGTTCAGCAACTCGTACCTGGCTTACGAAAGTCTTGACCGCGACGTTCAGCAGAGCTTTGAGCCACTGATCACGGTTCACAGCAACGGGGTGAGACACGCCCTCGTGCCTACCCACCCACTCACCGGCAGGAAGCTGCTATATATCAACCTGGGGCTGACAGCCGGTGTGGTCGGCATGGCAAAGCAGGATTACATCAAACTGGCCGGATTCATCAACCGGCACTTAAGCAGACCCGAATTTACCCTACGCCACAAGCCCAGGCCGGGCGATCTGATCCTCTGCGACAACCATTCGGTCGCCCACAACGCCACCTATGCCCCGCCCGACCAGTTGCAACTTCAACACCGCACGACCGTGTACGGGACGGTCGAATTCTAA
- a CDS encoding Lrp/AsnC family transcriptional regulator, with protein MALNDEKLMDEVGWKLLEALQENARLTFSELGRRVGLSSPAAAERVRRMEEAGIITGYRAEVNLEKLGLPIAAFIRINTAGKKSAQLGAFACSLSEVMECHRVTGSDCFMLRANVASVAHLEDLMDRLLPYGNVTTCIVVSSPLKRRLIDSTTIPSG; from the coding sequence ATGGCTTTAAATGATGAAAAACTGATGGACGAGGTGGGCTGGAAGCTCCTGGAGGCGCTTCAGGAGAACGCACGCCTCACTTTCAGCGAACTCGGGCGCCGGGTGGGGCTATCTTCGCCCGCTGCGGCCGAGCGGGTGCGGCGGATGGAGGAAGCTGGGATCATCACTGGCTACCGGGCCGAGGTCAATCTTGAAAAGTTGGGCCTGCCCATCGCGGCGTTCATCCGCATCAATACGGCGGGAAAGAAAAGCGCCCAGCTCGGTGCCTTCGCCTGTTCGCTGAGTGAGGTGATGGAGTGCCACCGGGTCACAGGCAGCGATTGTTTCATGCTCCGGGCAAACGTTGCTTCCGTGGCGCACCTGGAGGACCTGATGGATCGGTTGCTTCCCTACGGCAACGTGACCACCTGTATTGTGGTCTCCTCGCCGCTTAAGAGGCGGCTCATCGACTCGACGACAATCCCGAGCGGCTGA
- a CDS encoding MarR family winged helix-turn-helix transcriptional regulator: protein MTKLRTANLLGALAGAVVERLEARLKSHPNQTGSAAAALNLIALYEGCSNVALSQALRLSHPATVRLVDKLEATGLVENRQGNDRRAVALYLMPAGRERMRAVLEERCLTLDAIIDVLSPDQRQQLDGIAETLLRVFAATPLESVHICRLCDESRCPADLCPVHQQALSLLAKG, encoded by the coding sequence ATGACCAAACTGAGAACGGCGAATCTGTTGGGCGCTTTGGCGGGCGCGGTCGTCGAGCGCCTTGAGGCACGACTGAAGAGTCACCCCAATCAGACCGGCTCGGCGGCCGCCGCGCTCAATCTCATCGCCCTCTATGAGGGCTGCTCCAACGTCGCGCTCAGCCAGGCGCTGAGACTATCGCACCCAGCGACAGTGCGGCTGGTGGACAAGTTAGAAGCGACCGGGCTGGTGGAGAACCGGCAGGGCAACGACCGGCGCGCGGTCGCGCTGTACCTGATGCCTGCGGGACGCGAGCGCATGCGTGCAGTCCTTGAGGAGCGATGTCTGACACTTGATGCGATCATCGACGTCCTCTCGCCCGATCAGCGACAACAACTCGATGGGATCGCTGAAACCCTCCTACGCGTCTTCGCCGCGACCCCATTAGAGTCCGTTCATATCTGCCGACTCTGCGATGAGAGCCGCTGTCCAGCCGATCTCTGCCCGGTGCATCAACAGGCTCTAAGCTTGTTAGCGAAGGGCTAA
- a CDS encoding GNAT family N-acetyltransferase gives MIVDTDQARPARQSGTIRPVTHEDVPALKTVIDANGLFPSDMLDDMLAGYFSGDASDDFWLTSDDGGPVAVAYYAPERMTQGTWNLLLIAVDPDRQGQGRGSALLCHVEQALAARGERVLLVETSGLPSFARTRAFYQKCGYEEEARIREYYQAGEDKVVFRKLLTVSISENY, from the coding sequence GTGATAGTTGACACCGACCAAGCCCGCCCCGCGAGACAATCTGGCACGATCCGACCTGTCACGCACGAAGATGTGCCGGCTCTGAAGACTGTAATCGATGCGAACGGCTTGTTCCCGTCGGACATGTTGGACGACATGTTGGCTGGCTATTTCAGCGGCGATGCCAGCGACGACTTCTGGCTTACCAGCGACGACGGCGGGCCGGTGGCGGTCGCGTACTACGCGCCGGAGCGGATGACCCAGGGGACGTGGAACCTGTTGTTGATCGCTGTGGACCCCGACCGGCAGGGGCAGGGGCGCGGCTCTGCTCTGCTCTGCCACGTTGAACAGGCTTTGGCGGCACGCGGCGAGCGCGTCTTGTTGGTGGAGACCTCTGGGTTGCCGAGCTTCGCGCGCACTCGGGCGTTCTACCAGAAATGCGGCTATGAAGAAGAAGCCCGGATTCGCGAGTATTACCAGGCTGGCGAAGACAAAGTGGTTTTCCGCAAGTTGCTGACCGTTTCGATCTCGGAGAATTACTGA
- a CDS encoding TetR/AcrR family transcriptional regulator, which produces MRRTPKQERGRQRVERILLAAAEVFSEVGYEAATTHGIAERAGTAVGSLYQFFPDKRALFKALEQRHIERVHIAWAQLDALPLEKLGFEGFMQQLLATYAGIFADATSRVVFVLFYTSRQIFQSIDEGFTADAVRFTAKLLTRRNPRLVAEEAHLLAEVCVHAGNALVLRALQSDEDHGTRLFAQIPELLGAYLRPHVGEACGADQVMKVMKCPRCGSERLSRNGHRHDRQRLLCKDCSRQFLLPVGQSA; this is translated from the coding sequence TTGCGCCGCACCCCGAAACAGGAGCGCGGTCGACAGCGCGTCGAGCGGATTTTGCTGGCTGCCGCCGAGGTGTTCTCCGAAGTGGGCTACGAGGCGGCTACCACCCACGGCATCGCGGAGCGCGCCGGGACCGCCGTCGGTTCGCTCTACCAATTTTTTCCCGACAAGCGGGCTCTCTTTAAGGCCCTGGAACAGCGACACATCGAGCGGGTACACATCGCCTGGGCACAGCTGGACGCCCTACCCCTCGAGAAATTGGGTTTCGAGGGGTTCATGCAACAGCTGCTCGCGACCTACGCAGGGATCTTCGCCGACGCGACCTCCCGGGTTGTCTTTGTGCTCTTCTACACGAGCCGCCAGATTTTCCAGAGCATCGACGAAGGTTTTACCGCCGATGCCGTCCGCTTCACAGCGAAACTCCTGACCCGCCGCAACCCGCGGCTCGTGGCCGAGGAAGCCCACCTGCTGGCGGAAGTCTGCGTCCACGCAGGCAATGCTCTGGTGCTGCGGGCCCTGCAAAGCGACGAGGACCATGGCACCCGTCTATTCGCCCAGATCCCCGAATTGCTCGGGGCGTACCTTCGCCCCCACGTCGGGGAAGCGTGCGGTGCGGATCAGGTAATGAAAGTAATGAAATGCCCCCGCTGTGGCTCCGAGCGCCTGTCTCGCAACGGGCACCGCCATGACCGACAGCGGTTGCTGTGCAAGGACTGCTCCCGGCAGTTCTTGCTCCCGGTGGGGCAGAGCGCGTAG
- a CDS encoding DUF5615 family PIN-like protein, translating into MADENIHPLLIARLRTDGHGVYSIYETDRGLPDEDVLAVSNRLDAVVVTEDKDLGELVVRQRLRSAGVLLVRTNSKGVTNEQQAELVSRVIAELGGRLCGALTVVKPDGVRSRQLPPERPRMEL; encoded by the coding sequence GTGGCCGACGAGAACATTCATCCCTTGCTGATTGCACGTTTGCGTACTGACGGCCACGGCGTCTACTCGATCTATGAGACGGACCGCGGCTTGCCTGACGAGGATGTATTGGCTGTCAGCAATCGGCTCGATGCTGTGGTTGTCACCGAGGACAAGGATCTGGGCGAGCTGGTGGTGCGCCAGCGGTTGCGCTCAGCGGGGGTCTTGTTGGTGCGCACCAACAGCAAGGGTGTCACCAACGAGCAGCAAGCGGAACTGGTCTCCAGGGTGATAGCAGAGCTTGGAGGACGGTTGTGTGGAGCGTTGACGGTCGTCAAACCCGACGGGGTGCGCAGCAGACAATTGCCTCCCGAACGCCCCCGAATGGAATTGTGA
- a CDS encoding DUF433 domain-containing protein → MLKEQVLARVAAVTDPRQLIVQDPRLLGGKPAIYGTRLGVEWLLDKLAAGQTREQMLADYPTLYPEGIDAALAFAADFDEHHSIARLLAEYRGLRQ, encoded by the coding sequence GTGCTCAAAGAACAGGTATTGGCCCGCGTGGCAGCGGTGACGGATCCGAGACAATTGATCGTGCAGGATCCCCGGCTATTGGGCGGCAAACCCGCCATTTACGGTACCCGGTTGGGCGTCGAGTGGTTGCTCGACAAGCTCGCCGCCGGGCAGACACGCGAGCAGATGCTCGCCGACTATCCGACTCTGTACCCCGAGGGCATTGACGCCGCGCTGGCCTTCGCGGCGGATTTCGATGAGCACCATTCGATTGCCCGGCTGCTCGCCGAGTACCGCGGGCTTCGCCAATAA